TCGGCTGCTCAGCGGGTGGGGGCTGGCCGGCCACGAGCTGAGCACCGTTCCCCTGGGTGGACGCTCGAAGCTCCTTCGATCGCTAGCCCAACGGCAACGGCGGACACGATGAGCGTGCGCGATCGACTCCGCAGCCGCTGGCCGAAAGGCTGGCCGATCGAGGTGCTGGCGCAGCACCCGTGGGCTGAGCAACGGCCGACCTATGCCGACGCGAAGCCGAGCATCATCGAGGCCGCGTTGACTCGGTCCCAGCGCAGGCCGACGGGGAACTGGTATGCCTTCGCGGCCAGCCGCGATGTTCGGCCCGGCCGGCCGTTCGGCGCCCGCGTGGCGGGCATCGAGCTTGTCGCCTGGCGGGATCGCGACACAAATCTGTGCGTCGGCCCCGCCGCGTGTCCGCACCTGGGGGCGGATCTGGCCACCGGTGCCGTCCGCGGCGGCGTGTTGTTCTGTCGCTGGCACGGTTTGGCGTTCGACGGCCAGACGTGCGAGATGCGCTGGAAGCCCTTGCCCAGCCATGACGACGGCGTGCTGGCCTGGGTGCGCCTGGACGCCGTCGGCGCCGAGACGCCGCTGGACGCGCCGGTCGTGCCAGACCGACCGCCGAGCCCGACAGTGCACGCCGTCGCCCGCAGCGTCGGCCGCTGCGAGCCCTGCGACATCATCGCCAACCGGCTCGATCCCTGGCATGGCGCCTGGTTTCACCCGTACTCGTTCACCCGTCTCGAGGTGTTGAGCGTCCCGACGGACAGCGACGACCGGTTCGTCGTCGCGGTCACGTTTCGGATGGGCCCCGTCGGAGTGCCGGTGCTCGCGGAGTTCACCAGCCCCGAGGCACGCACCATCGTGATGCGCATCGTCGAGGGCGAAGGCACCGGCAGCGTGGTGGAAACTCATGCCACACCGGTGGGCCCGGGGCCGGACGGCGCCCCCACCGTCGCGGTCATCGAAGCCGTCGTCGCGCACTCCGAACGGCCCGGCTTCCGGCACGCCGGGCGCGCCGCGCCCTTGATCACCCCGCTGGCGCGCTATGCCGCCAACCGGCTGTGGCGCGACGATCTCGACTACGCCGAACGCCGCTACCGGCTCCGCGCCGGCGATTCCGACACGCGCCGGCTCGTGTAGTTCAGGCTCGAGCGCGCGGATACGCTGGGACGTCTGATGAAGGATCCGGGAAGTGACCAAGCGCCGCACATCTGACCCGCAACTCAGCCGGGCTGAGTTGGAACGATCGTTGTCGGCCGATTTGCGGGCCATCACTGCGAGGTCGGATCGCGTCGGCCGTCATTTCGCCCGAATGAACGAGGTGAGCAGCAGCGACTTCCACGCGCTCCTGCACATCATGGTGGCCGAGACGGCGGGCGAGCCGTTGACGTCGGCGCAGTTACGACAACGGATGGACGTGTCGCCGGCGGCCATTACCTACCTCGTCGATCGGATGATTGAGGCCGGCCACATCCGGCGTGAAGCCGACCCGCAGGACCGGCGCAAGTGGCTGTTGCGTTATGAGCCCACCGGAATGAGCATGGCGCACGCGTTCTTCAAACCGCTCGGCGCCCATTTCAGCACCGCGATGGCCGATCTGAGCGACGACGACTTGCGGGCCGCGCACCGGGTGTTCACCGCGATGATCACCGCGATGTCGACGTTCGAAGACGAGGTTCTCCGCGCGGCAGCGGGCCCGCCGCAGGACTCCGATCAGCGTGCCGGGGGTCAGCGTCAGGGCGCTGCGCGGTAAACGCCGCCGCGCTGCCCACGATTACCCGCCATCGTTCCCGCCCGCGACGGTGGTCAATCCGACGCCGCGCAGTGCCTCCAGATTCCACGCGCCACAGCCGTGCAGGCATACCCGCATCTCGTCGATGATGTCGCGCAGCACAGCCGTCACCGCGGCAGCGGACTCGATGGCCGCCGACAGCAGCGGGCGGGCAACGGCCACCACGTCGGCACCTAGGCACAGCGCCTTGGCGGCATCCGTTCCGGTCCGGATGCCGCCGGAGGCGACCAACGGGAGGCCGGGCAGCGCTGCACGCACCTCTCGTACCGCCTGCGCGGTCGGTATGCCCCACTCGGCCAGATCGGGGTAGCGCACTTGGCCGTAGCGGACGAGTTGCTCGACCCGCGACCACGACGTGCCGCCGGCCCCGGCCACATCGATCGCGGCCACCGGGGGTTCACCGGTCAAGCGCAGGAGTTCACCGACGGCACCAGCGCCGATCCCGTGCCCCACTTCCTTCAGCAGCACTGGATAACCCAGCAGGCCGGTCAGGTCATGCAACCGGTCCAGCGAGCCGGCGAAGTCGGTGTCGCCGTCGCGCTGGATGGCTTCTTGTAACGGATTAGTATGCACGGCAAGCGCATTCGCACCCACCCGGTCGAGTGCCGCAGCGATGTCGGACAGCGCGTCCTTGGTGAACTGGGACAGGCCGATGTTGCCGAGCAGCAGTACGTCGGGCGCCACGTCACGCACGGCGAAGCTCGCCGCGGCCCGCTCCCCCGATGGGCCGCGCAGCATGACGCGTTGCGATCCGAGCATCATGCCGATGCCCAATTGTTGTGCCGCGGCAGCCAGATTGCGGTTGATTGTCCCGGAGAGGCGGGCGCCACCGGTCATGGCTCCGATCAGGATTGGCGCCCGCAGCCGCACGCCGAGAAATTCGGTGGACAGATCGATGTCGCCGAGGTTGGTCTGGGTCAATGCGTTGTACGTCAGCCGATAGTGCTCAAGGCCCGTCGTCACGTGCCGGTACCCGACATCGTCGTGCAGACAGACGTCGATGTGGCGGCGCTTGCGGGTGCTGATCTGGCCGCGACGGTCCATCGTCAGGTCATACCCATCCGGGCAGCGCGGACGCGCGTCTGTTCGATGAGCTGCCGCATGGTGTGTGGTTCTTCCAACTCCGCACGTTCGGTGGTGCCCAGGTCCGGGTACCTCAGAATCGCAGCATACTGGTTTTTCCGCGCGATCGTTAAGTTGATTAAACATTAATTTTCTGAAATAGTGGGGCAAATGTCCGACGCTCTCGCCAGCTGGGTCACCGACCGCCGTTCGTGGCGGTGGGCGCTGGCTGCGGTGCTGCTGGGCATCGGCTTCATCGTGTTGATCGGTGAAAACGCCGCGGCAGCCCAGGCGCCGCAGTTGGTTCCGGTCGACTCGGACTCCGCGCAAATCGCCAGCCTGGCACGCCAGTTCCCGGACGGCGACCACGCGCCGGTGCTGCTGGTCGTCAACCGCGTCGACGGCGCCCCGCTGACGGCCGCCGACATCGCGGCCACCGGGGACGCCCGCGACCGGATGCAGGACGCGGTGACGCCGTTCGCATCCAGCCATCCGCTGCCGCCGACGGTGTCGACGGATGGCAAGGCGGCCATTGGCGTGGCGACCATTCGGGCAGAGCTATCCGGCCTGGTACTGAGTCAGGGGGTGGCCGCGCTGCGCAGCGCTGCCCACAACGGCCTGCCGGCCAATCTCGTCGCGCACGTGACGGGCGGCCCCGCGTTCGGCGCCGATATCGCCAACGCCTTCACCAATGCCAACATCACGCTGCTGGCCGTGACGGCGTCGGTGGTGGCCGTGTTGTTGATCGCCACCTATCGCTCCCCGGTGCTGTGGCTGGCGCCACTGCTGGTGATCGGGTTCGCCGATCGTGTCGCAGCCGCGATGGGCACGGCGGTTGCGGCCGCGACCAGCTTGAGTTTCGACGGCTCCACCTCCGGCATCACCAGCGTGCTGGTCTTCGGAGCCGGCACCAACTACGCGCTGTTGCTGATTTCCCGCTACCGACAAGAACTCCGGTTGCACGTCGACCATCGCGACGCTCTGCGGCGGGCGGTGGGCAGGGCCGGACCGGCCATCCTGGCCAGCAACGCCACCGTGGTGCTGGCCCTGCTCACCTTGCTGTTCGCCGCCACCCCCAGTACCCGCGGCCTGGGCGCGCTCGCAGCCTGCGGACTGGTGATTGCCGCGGCATCGGTCCTGGTGATACTGCCGCCGTTGCTCGCGGTGTGCGGCCGGCCGATATTCTGGCCCTTCATCCCCAAGGCCGACGGAACCACCGGCCCCGATGCGGGGCCCTGGCACCGCGTGGCCGAACGGGTCTCCCGCCGACCGGCCGTCGTGGCCGTGCTCGCGATCACCGCGCTGGGCGTGCTGGCCACCGGCCTGCTCGGAACCCGCATCGGCCTGTCGCAGACCCAACAGTTCCGGGTGCAAGCGGATTCGGTGTCCGGCTACGACGTGGTTTCGGCGCACTTTCCGGCCGGTCGGGCCAACCCCACGCTCGTTGCCGGTCCCACGGCCCGGGCGCCGCAACTGCAGGCGGCCATCGCCGCCACCCCCGGGGTGGTGTCGGCAACCGAAACGGGCCGATCGGTGACCGGTATGACGAAATGGTCGGTGGTTACCAACTCGGCACCGTCATCAGATCAGGCATTCAAAACGATTGTCGCGCTTCGACATTCAACGAAGTCCGTCGCACCGTCGGCGTTGGTCGGCGGCCCCGACGCACAAGCCGTCGACGTCCGCGCCGCCGCCGTCCACGACCGGCTGATGCTGATCCCGGCAATCCTGGCCGTGATCCTGGTCGTCCTGTCCGTGCTGCTGCGCTCGGCGCTGGCACCGCCGAACCTGCTGTCCGCGACCATCCTCGGCGCGCTGGCCGCGCTCGGGCTCGGTGGTTGGACGAGCAGGCACGCCTTCGGTTTTCCCGCGCTGGACGACAGCACGCCGCTTTTCGCGTTCCTGTTCCTGGCCGCCCTTGGCGTGGACTACACCATCTTCCTGGTCACCCGTGCCCGCGAGGAAAGCGAACACCACGGCACCCGCGACGGCATGATTCGCGCCGTGTCGGCCACCGGCGGCGTAATCACCAGTGCTGGAATCGTTTTGGCGGCGGTTTTCTGCGCGCTGGCCGTGTTGCCGCTGATCGTGCTGACACAGCTCGGCATCATCGTCGGTCTCGGCATCCTGCTCGACACTTTCGTGGTGCGCACGCTGGTGATCCCGGCGATCTTTGCCCTGATCGGCGATCGGATTTGGTGGCCCGCGACCCCTACTTCACCGGAAACCATTGAGCTGCACAGTAATTGGCTACAACAAGAACGGAGCAGGCGGTGAAGCCCTCGACGTTGGCCGCGACAGCCCTGGCAGTTGCCGTGGCCGCGGGCACCGGAAGTATCGCCAGCCCGCGACGGACGCCGGCGTGGTTCGCGCGACTGCGCAAACCCTGCTATCAGCCGCCCGACGCGGCCTTCCCGGTGGTGTGGACCGGCCTGTACGCCGACATCGCCACCGCCTCGGCGGTAACGCTGGACACGTTGCGCGCCGCCGAACAGCACGACGAGGCGCGCCGGTATGTCACGGCGTTGGCGACCAATCTGGTGTTCAATGCCGGGTGGAGTTGGCTTTTCTTCCGGTTTCACAAGCTCGGCCCGGCCGCGATCGGTGCGGCCGCACTGACCGTCAGCAGCGCCGACCTGGCCCGCCGCGCCGCCGCCGCGGATCCGCGCGCCGGGTTGGCGCTCTCGCCCTACCCGGCCTGGTGCGCATTCGCGACCGTGTTGTCCACCCACGTCTGGCGGCTCAACCGCAGCAGCCGATAATGCCCGCGCTGTTGTGGTTTCGCCGCGATCTGCGGGTTTGGGACCACCCCGCGCTGCTGGCCGCGGCCGGCAGCGACGAGGTGCTTGCCTGCTTCGTGCTCGACCCGCGATTGGAGAAATCGTCGGGTCAACGTCGCCTGCAATTTCTGGGCGACGCGCTGCGGGCGCTGCGCGACAACCTCGATGGCCGGCTCCTGGTGGTGCGCGGGCACCCCGAGCACCAGATTGCGCTCCTGGCGAGCAAGATCGACGCAGCGGCGGTCCACGTCTCCGCAGACTTCGCGCCCTACGGCAAGCGACGCGATGAAAAGGTCAGCGCAGCACTCGGTTCCATCCCACTGGTGGCGACGGGGTCGCCCTACCTGGTTTCGCCGGGGCGGGTGAAAAAGTCGGACGGCACCGCGTACAAGGTCTTCACACCGTTCCTTCGCCAGTGGCGGGTGACCGGATGGCGGGCACCGGCGAAGTCCGATGCCACGTCCGCGCGCTGGATCGATCCGGCCGACGTCCCAATCCGGGCCTGCGCCATCCCCGACCCCGGTGCCCCCTTGGACATCGCGGCCGGGGCCGCGCAGGAGCGATGGAAGTCCTTCGTGCGTGACGGGCTGAAAAGCTATGACACCGACCGCGACAGGCCCGACATGGCGGGCACCAGCCGGATGTCTGCCCACCTGAAATTCGGCACCATCCACCCCCGCACCATGGCCGCCGACCTCGACCCGCGCGACCGCGGAGCCCAGGCGTATCTGCGCGAGTTGGCGTTTCGCGACTTCTACGCCGACGTTCTGCATCACTGGCCGGGGAGCGTCTGGCGTAACTGGAACAGCCACTTCGATGACATCGAGATCGACACCGACGCCGACGCCCGGCGCCGCTTCGAGGCGTGGAAGGTCGGGCAAACCGGATTTCCGATCGTCGACGCGGGAATGCGCCAGCTGCGCCAGACCGGCTTCATGCACAACCGGGTACGGATGATCGTCGCGTCTTTTCTCGTCAAGGATCTCCACCTGCCGTGGCAGTGGGGTGCCGCATGGTTCCTCGACCAGCTCGTCGACGGCGACCTGGCCAACAACCAACACGGCTGGCAGTGGTGTGCCGGGTGCGGTACCGACGCCGCGCCCTACTTCCGCGTGTTCAACCCGAACACGCAGGGCGTCAAGTTCGATCCTGGCGGGGATTACATCCGGCAGTGGGTTCCCGAGCTCCGCGGCGCCGTTGACGTGCACTTGCGTACCGGTAATCGCCCGCCCGGCTATCCTGCGCCGATCGTGGACCACGCCGCCGAGCGCAGGGAGGCTTTGCACCGCTATCAGGTGTTGAGTTCCTAGCCGAAATGGCCCCGCGAGCGACCCCAGAAAATTTGCGGAATAGCCCTCACATGGCGCTCTGTCATGCGATTATCAGCCGATTCGCAGTTGCTGATGCGCCAGGGAGGCGATATGGCTGGCTCGCTCGTTCGGACATTGCTGATTTGCGGTGCCGCCGCCGGCCTGATGGCCGGCGTCGACGCGTGCTCCTGCTCGATCGGATCGTCGTCGTCGCACGCCGTAGCCAAGAGCGACGTCGCCAGCCAGATCACCCAGAAGCTGACCGACGCTCAGGGCAATAAGCCCGAGTCCGTGGACTGTCCGGGCGACCTGCCCGCCACGATCGGAGCACAGCTGAACTGCACGATGAAGGTGAAGGGCGTCGCCTACAACGTCAACGTGACGGTGACCAGTGTCAACGGCAGCGACGTCAAGTTCGACATGGTCGAGACCGTCGACAAGAACCAGGTGGCCACCGCCATCAGCGACAACATCACCCAACAGGTCGGAACCAAACCCGAATCGGTGACCTGCCCGGACAACCTCAAGGGCGTGCAGGGCGCAACGTTGCGCTGCAAGCTCGTCACCAACGGTGAGACCTACGGGGTGAACGTGTCGGTCACGGGCGTCGACGGCGGCACCGTCGACTACCACTTCGTCGTCGACGACCGCCCATCAGGGGGCTAGCGGGCCGCCTTCTTACGCTCGATATCGGCCAGTGCGGCAGCCAATTCAGCACGCTGGGCAGCCGAGCTCTCCCAGGACAGCTGCCGGTTCTTGACGACCTTGGCCGGCGCACCCACCGCGATCGAGTAGTCCGGGACCACCCCGCGCACCACCGCGTGGGAGCCGAGCACACAGCCGCGCCCAATCGACGTGCCGCGCAGCACCGTCACCTTCACCCCGACCCAGGTGTCCGGCCCAATCCGGACCGGGGACTTGACGATTCCCTGGTCCTTGATGGGCAAGGTGATGTCGTCCATCCGGTGATCGAAATCGCAGACATAGCACCAGTCGGCCATCAGAACCGAATCGCCGAGCTCGATGTCGAGGTAGGCGTTGATTACGTTGTCGCGGCCCAGCACGACCTTGTCGCCGAACCGCAGTGAGCCCTCGTGCGCACGGATCGTGTTCTTGTCGCCGATGTGTACCCACCGGCCGATCTCGAGTTGCGCCAATTCGGGTGTCGCGTGGATCTCCACGCCCTTGCCGAGGAACACCATGCCGCGGGTGATGATGTGCGGGTTGGCCAGCTTGAACTTCAGCAGCCGCCAATAGCGCACCAAGTACCACGGCGTATAGGCCCGGTTACGCAGCACCCACTTCAGCGAGGCCAGCGTCAGGAACTTGGCCTGGCGTGGGTCCCGCAACCGTGATCCTCGCCAGCGGCGATGGACCGGGGCGCCCCACATGCTCGTCATGGCCGGAAAGCCTAACGCGGGCAATCATCCGCGCGCGAACCGCCACGGGTTACCCTCACCTGTACTCAATCGCCGCCGAACGACCGGGTCTGCCGACGAGCGGCCCGCCTCGCAAGAAGGATTTGGGAAACCGAACGTGCTTGCCCGACAACTAGTCCGTGGGCTTCGGCGTCCGTCTTGCGTGGTGTTGGCGGCCGCGCTTGCGGTGGGGCTCGGCGGTTGCGGCAACACCGATTCGTGGGTGGAGGCGGCGCCCCCGCCGGGGTGGTCGGCGCCCTACGCCGACGCGGCCAACAGCAGTTACACGGCGACCGGCGGCGCCGACAAGCTGTCGCTGCAGTGGACCCGCTCGGTCAAGGGCAGCCTGGGGGCCGGTCCAGCCCTGAGCGGCAACAGTTATGTGGCCCTCAACGCGCAAACCCCGGCCGGATGTTCGCTGATGGAGTGGGAGAACAACGACAAGGGTCGGCAGCGCTGGTGCGTGCGGCTGTTTCAGGGCGGCGGCTTCGCCGGTCCGCTGTTCGACGGCTTCGACAACCTCTATATCGGCCAGCCGGGCGCCTTCCTGTCGTTCCCCGTGACGCAGTGGACCCGGTGGCGTCAACCGGTGATCGGGATGCCTTCCACGCCAAGGTTTTTGGGTGGTGGCCAACTGCTGGTCACGACGCACCTGGGACAGGTGCTGGTGTTCGACGCGCACCGCGGCATGGTGGTGGGCAGTCCGCTGGACCTGGTCGACGGGGTCGATCCGACGGACGCGACGCGTGGGCTGGCCGATTGTGCGCCGGCACGGCAGGGCTGCCCTGTCGCGGCGGCCCCCGCCTATTCGACGGCGTCGGGTATCGCCGTGCTCGGCCTCTGGCAGCCCGGAGCGCCGGCGGCGGGACTGGTTGGGCTGAAGTACCACCGCGGCCAGACTCCCCTGATCACACACGAGTGGACCAGCGGCGCGATCGGCCCCGGCGTCATCGCCAGCCCGGTGCTCTCGGCGGACGGCGCGACCGTCTACGTCAACGGGCGCGACCAGCGGTTGTGGGCCCTGTCGGCGACCGACGGCAAGCCGAAGTGGTCGGTGCCGCTGGGCTTTTTGGCCCAGACACCGCCCGCGGTCACCC
This Mycobacterium simiae DNA region includes the following protein-coding sequences:
- a CDS encoding DUF5914 domain-containing protein; translated protein: MSVRDRLRSRWPKGWPIEVLAQHPWAEQRPTYADAKPSIIEAALTRSQRRPTGNWYAFAASRDVRPGRPFGARVAGIELVAWRDRDTNLCVGPAACPHLGADLATGAVRGGVLFCRWHGLAFDGQTCEMRWKPLPSHDDGVLAWVRLDAVGAETPLDAPVVPDRPPSPTVHAVARSVGRCEPCDIIANRLDPWHGAWFHPYSFTRLEVLSVPTDSDDRFVVAVTFRMGPVGVPVLAEFTSPEARTIVMRIVEGEGTGSVVETHATPVGPGPDGAPTVAVIEAVVAHSERPGFRHAGRAAPLITPLARYAANRLWRDDLDYAERRYRLRAGDSDTRRLV
- a CDS encoding MarR family winged helix-turn-helix transcriptional regulator; translation: MTKRRTSDPQLSRAELERSLSADLRAITARSDRVGRHFARMNEVSSSDFHALLHIMVAETAGEPLTSAQLRQRMDVSPAAITYLVDRMIEAGHIRREADPQDRRKWLLRYEPTGMSMAHAFFKPLGAHFSTAMADLSDDDLRAAHRVFTAMITAMSTFEDEVLRAAAGPPQDSDQRAGGQRQGAAR
- the fni gene encoding type 2 isopentenyl-diphosphate Delta-isomerase, translated to MDRRGQISTRKRRHIDVCLHDDVGYRHVTTGLEHYRLTYNALTQTNLGDIDLSTEFLGVRLRAPILIGAMTGGARLSGTINRNLAAAAQQLGIGMMLGSQRVMLRGPSGERAAASFAVRDVAPDVLLLGNIGLSQFTKDALSDIAAALDRVGANALAVHTNPLQEAIQRDGDTDFAGSLDRLHDLTGLLGYPVLLKEVGHGIGAGAVGELLRLTGEPPVAAIDVAGAGGTSWSRVEQLVRYGQVRYPDLAEWGIPTAQAVREVRAALPGLPLVASGGIRTGTDAAKALCLGADVVAVARPLLSAAIESAAAVTAVLRDIIDEMRVCLHGCGAWNLEALRGVGLTTVAGGNDGG
- a CDS encoding MMPL family transporter, whose amino-acid sequence is MSDALASWVTDRRSWRWALAAVLLGIGFIVLIGENAAAAQAPQLVPVDSDSAQIASLARQFPDGDHAPVLLVVNRVDGAPLTAADIAATGDARDRMQDAVTPFASSHPLPPTVSTDGKAAIGVATIRAELSGLVLSQGVAALRSAAHNGLPANLVAHVTGGPAFGADIANAFTNANITLLAVTASVVAVLLIATYRSPVLWLAPLLVIGFADRVAAAMGTAVAAATSLSFDGSTSGITSVLVFGAGTNYALLLISRYRQELRLHVDHRDALRRAVGRAGPAILASNATVVLALLTLLFAATPSTRGLGALAACGLVIAAASVLVILPPLLAVCGRPIFWPFIPKADGTTGPDAGPWHRVAERVSRRPAVVAVLAITALGVLATGLLGTRIGLSQTQQFRVQADSVSGYDVVSAHFPAGRANPTLVAGPTARAPQLQAAIAATPGVVSATETGRSVTGMTKWSVVTNSAPSSDQAFKTIVALRHSTKSVAPSALVGGPDAQAVDVRAAAVHDRLMLIPAILAVILVVLSVLLRSALAPPNLLSATILGALAALGLGGWTSRHAFGFPALDDSTPLFAFLFLAALGVDYTIFLVTRAREESEHHGTRDGMIRAVSATGGVITSAGIVLAAVFCALAVLPLIVLTQLGIIVGLGILLDTFVVRTLVIPAIFALIGDRIWWPATPTSPETIELHSNWLQQERSRR
- a CDS encoding TspO/MBR family protein, which gives rise to MKPSTLAATALAVAVAAGTGSIASPRRTPAWFARLRKPCYQPPDAAFPVVWTGLYADIATASAVTLDTLRAAEQHDEARRYVTALATNLVFNAGWSWLFFRFHKLGPAAIGAAALTVSSADLARRAAAADPRAGLALSPYPAWCAFATVLSTHVWRLNRSSR
- a CDS encoding cryptochrome/photolyase family protein: MPALLWFRRDLRVWDHPALLAAAGSDEVLACFVLDPRLEKSSGQRRLQFLGDALRALRDNLDGRLLVVRGHPEHQIALLASKIDAAAVHVSADFAPYGKRRDEKVSAALGSIPLVATGSPYLVSPGRVKKSDGTAYKVFTPFLRQWRVTGWRAPAKSDATSARWIDPADVPIRACAIPDPGAPLDIAAGAAQERWKSFVRDGLKSYDTDRDRPDMAGTSRMSAHLKFGTIHPRTMAADLDPRDRGAQAYLRELAFRDFYADVLHHWPGSVWRNWNSHFDDIEIDTDADARRRFEAWKVGQTGFPIVDAGMRQLRQTGFMHNRVRMIVASFLVKDLHLPWQWGAAWFLDQLVDGDLANNQHGWQWCAGCGTDAAPYFRVFNPNTQGVKFDPGGDYIRQWVPELRGAVDVHLRTGNRPPGYPAPIVDHAAERREALHRYQVLSS
- a CDS encoding anti-apoptotic protein: MAGSLVRTLLICGAAAGLMAGVDACSCSIGSSSSHAVAKSDVASQITQKLTDAQGNKPESVDCPGDLPATIGAQLNCTMKVKGVAYNVNVTVTSVNGSDVKFDMVETVDKNQVATAISDNITQQVGTKPESVTCPDNLKGVQGATLRCKLVTNGETYGVNVSVTGVDGGTVDYHFVVDDRPSGG
- a CDS encoding acyltransferase, producing MTSMWGAPVHRRWRGSRLRDPRQAKFLTLASLKWVLRNRAYTPWYLVRYWRLLKFKLANPHIITRGMVFLGKGVEIHATPELAQLEIGRWVHIGDKNTIRAHEGSLRFGDKVVLGRDNVINAYLDIELGDSVLMADWCYVCDFDHRMDDITLPIKDQGIVKSPVRIGPDTWVGVKVTVLRGTSIGRGCVLGSHAVVRGVVPDYSIAVGAPAKVVKNRQLSWESSAAQRAELAAALADIERKKAAR
- a CDS encoding outer membrane protein assembly factor BamB family protein; this translates as MVLAAALAVGLGGCGNTDSWVEAAPPPGWSAPYADAANSSYTATGGADKLSLQWTRSVKGSLGAGPALSGNSYVALNAQTPAGCSLMEWENNDKGRQRWCVRLFQGGGFAGPLFDGFDNLYIGQPGAFLSFPVTQWTRWRQPVIGMPSTPRFLGGGQLLVTTHLGQVLVFDAHRGMVVGSPLDLVDGVDPTDATRGLADCAPARQGCPVAAAPAYSTASGIAVLGLWQPGAPAAGLVGLKYHRGQTPLITHEWTSGAIGPGVIASPVLSADGATVYVNGRDQRLWALSATDGKPKWSVPLGFLAQTPPAVTPQGLIVAGGGPDTRLAAFKDAGDHADQVWRRDDVTPLSSSALAGGAVGYVVTGGPGRDGAAGMSLLVFDPGDGHTLGSYPLPEATGYPVGLAIGTDRRVVVATSDGQVYSYGPA